A genomic window from bacterium includes:
- a CDS encoding transglutaminase domain-containing protein: MRRIHSVAAFIILTLLGAAAVVQAEEAAMTPGRYWYFVDNVKITGDAPEVRVWAALPLSHRGQVVEIGEIYPEPEAVVVNPLGEIKIVFWRQTDIVDGEDFYFYYDFKYVGEEVNADVDPEKVEPYDEGSVEYQRYMVSEPWLEVTDAIRAQAGEIVGDETNPYVKARMIFDWVVYNIRYEFPDPESRGAAKSFARRSGDCSEFSVVFCALCRAEGIPARTVTACWPWGGGHVWAEVLIPPYGWVPADTSMAAMFIPGGAIPATAENVGAILEITGMPVADPNWLFGNLYPNRVIVSVGNNFRVKYPELGVAKVFRFMQPGATGAYPFAEEYLGLSDKTVGAGIYVYGEGYDDPVLARKAALGDLGYTFFLAGEYAKAEEILLATVEENPEAEPPWLSLGQIYLEQGKIDDALAAFYKALDGKGGPAKPVLDAQCHNYLGVCYQQKGDLAAARDEFLRVMASGINYEGSLAFAEEHLDEVMLALE, encoded by the coding sequence ATGCGAAGAATTCATTCCGTCGCAGCATTCATCATACTTACGTTGCTCGGCGCCGCGGCCGTCGTCCAAGCCGAAGAGGCGGCGATGACGCCCGGGCGCTATTGGTACTTCGTGGACAACGTAAAGATCACGGGCGACGCGCCCGAGGTGCGGGTGTGGGCCGCGCTGCCCTTGAGCCACCGCGGCCAGGTGGTCGAAATAGGCGAGATCTACCCCGAACCCGAGGCCGTCGTCGTAAACCCTCTGGGCGAAATTAAAATCGTCTTCTGGCGGCAAACGGACATCGTGGACGGCGAGGACTTTTATTTTTATTACGACTTCAAGTACGTCGGCGAAGAGGTGAACGCCGACGTCGACCCGGAAAAAGTCGAACCCTACGACGAGGGCTCCGTGGAGTACCAGCGGTACATGGTGTCCGAGCCCTGGCTCGAGGTCACGGACGCCATTCGCGCCCAGGCGGGCGAAATAGTCGGCGACGAGACGAACCCGTACGTCAAGGCCAGGATGATATTCGACTGGGTCGTATACAATATACGCTACGAATTTCCGGACCCCGAAAGCCGGGGCGCGGCCAAATCCTTCGCGCGGCGAAGCGGCGACTGCAGCGAGTTCAGCGTCGTTTTTTGCGCGCTGTGCCGGGCGGAGGGAATTCCGGCGCGGACCGTCACCGCCTGTTGGCCCTGGGGCGGCGGCCACGTGTGGGCGGAGGTACTCATCCCGCCGTACGGCTGGGTACCGGCGGATACCTCCATGGCGGCGATGTTCATCCCCGGCGGCGCCATCCCGGCGACCGCGGAGAACGTCGGCGCAATCCTCGAAATTACGGGAATGCCGGTCGCCGACCCGAACTGGCTCTTCGGCAACCTCTATCCCAACCGCGTCATCGTATCGGTAGGAAACAACTTCCGGGTAAAATACCCCGAACTGGGCGTCGCGAAGGTCTTCCGGTTTATGCAACCCGGCGCCACGGGCGCGTACCCTTTCGCGGAAGAATATCTCGGCCTGTCGGATAAAACCGTCGGCGCCGGCATTTACGTCTACGGCGAGGGGTACGACGACCCCGTCCTGGCCCGGAAGGCGGCGTTGGGCGACCTCGGCTACACGTTCTTCCTGGCGGGCGAATACGCGAAGGCGGAGGAAATATTGCTCGCCACGGTCGAGGAAAACCCGGAAGCCGAGCCCCCCTGGCTCAGCCTGGGTCAAATATACCTCGAGCAGGGCAAAATCGACGACGCCCTCGCGGCCTTCTACAAAGCCCTCGACGGCAAAGGGGGACCCGCCAAGCCGGTACTGGACGCGCAGTGCCACAACTACCTGGGCGTCTGCTACCAACAAAAAGGCGACCTCGCCGCGGCGCGGGACGAGTTCCTGCGGGTCATGGCGAGCGGCATAAACTACGAGGGCTCGCTGGCCTTCGCCGAGGAGCACTTAGACGAGGTCATGCTCGCGCTGGAGTAG